Proteins encoded by one window of Longimicrobiales bacterium:
- a CDS encoding sigma-54 dependent transcriptional regulator, with protein MAQESLRVLIVDDEAALREVLLLRLRGWGYDVRAGKDVEEAEARIDEWRPDVVVTDVVLPGTSGIDLLRRLKAVDSALPVILITAHAGVDAAVEAMKAGAQDFLTKPIDYTTLHVLLESTAIELREREEVRQLEAQLGDAGAAGRVIGRSRPMRDVLATIDLLAGSDASAIITGESGTGKEVVARAIHDLSTRRRGPFLALNAAAIPDELVESELFGHEQGAFTGATRTREGCFEMATGGTLFLDEIAEMPIHLQPKLLRVLEEGSARRIGGAREIPFDVRVIAATNRDPAMAVREGSLREDLFYRLNVFSVVLPPLRERNSDIPLLAQYFIGEFNSKHGASVHGVRAEALEMLRGAPWPGNVRELRNVIERAVIIARSGWIEPRHLPPYLRNGGTGDGSIRLRPGITLAEAERTLILETLARVGNNKAAAARELGVDVKTVRNKLKAYGHA; from the coding sequence ATGGCGCAGGAATCCCTACGTGTCCTCATCGTCGACGACGAGGCGGCCCTCCGCGAAGTCCTCCTCCTCCGCCTGCGCGGCTGGGGTTACGACGTCCGCGCGGGCAAGGATGTCGAGGAGGCCGAGGCGCGGATCGACGAGTGGCGTCCAGACGTTGTCGTCACGGACGTCGTCCTGCCCGGGACCTCCGGCATCGACCTGCTCCGCCGGTTGAAGGCGGTGGATTCGGCGCTGCCCGTGATCCTGATCACGGCCCACGCCGGCGTCGACGCGGCGGTGGAAGCAATGAAGGCGGGCGCCCAGGACTTCCTGACCAAGCCGATCGACTACACCACGCTGCACGTGCTGCTCGAGTCGACGGCCATCGAGCTGCGCGAGCGGGAGGAGGTGCGGCAGCTCGAGGCGCAGCTGGGCGATGCTGGTGCCGCGGGCCGCGTCATCGGACGCAGCCGGCCGATGCGTGACGTGCTCGCGACCATCGATCTCCTCGCCGGCAGCGATGCGTCTGCGATCATCACGGGGGAGAGCGGCACCGGAAAGGAAGTCGTCGCACGGGCGATCCACGACCTGAGCACGCGCCGTCGCGGACCGTTCCTCGCCCTCAATGCGGCGGCGATTCCGGACGAGCTGGTGGAGAGCGAGCTGTTCGGCCACGAGCAGGGTGCATTCACCGGCGCGACGCGCACCCGTGAGGGGTGCTTCGAGATGGCGACCGGCGGCACACTGTTCCTCGACGAGATCGCCGAGATGCCCATCCACCTGCAGCCGAAGCTGCTGCGTGTGCTGGAGGAGGGCAGTGCGCGGCGCATCGGCGGCGCGCGCGAGATACCGTTCGACGTGCGCGTCATCGCTGCGACCAACCGGGATCCCGCGATGGCCGTACGTGAGGGCAGCCTGCGGGAGGACCTGTTCTACCGGCTCAACGTGTTCTCCGTCGTCCTGCCGCCGCTGCGTGAACGGAACAGCGACATCCCGCTGCTCGCGCAGTATTTCATCGGCGAGTTCAACAGCAAGCATGGCGCGAGCGTGCATGGTGTGCGCGCCGAAGCGCTCGAGATGCTGCGGGGTGCGCCTTGGCCGGGCAACGTTCGCGAGCTGCGCAACGTGATCGAGCGCGCGGTGATCATCGCACGTTCCGGCTGGATCGAGCCGCGCCACCTGCCGCCGTACCTGCGCAACGGAGGCACGGGCGACGGCAGCATCCGGCTGCGACCGGGCATCACGCTCGCCGAAGCCGAGCGTACGCTGATCCTGGAAACGCTCGCGCGCGTCGGCAACAACAAGGCGGCGGCAGCCCGCGAGCTCGGCGTCGACGTCAAGACGGTGCGCAACAAGCTGAAGGCGTACGGCCATGCATAG
- the dusB gene encoding tRNA dihydrouridine synthase DusB → MFSDLLRGLREGAVPLYLAPQAGVSEAPFRRLCRSFGADVVVSEFVSAEGLRRGSERTHAYLRFDDAERPIGVQIFGADPGAMAEAAALVEEVYRPDFLDINFGCPVKKVVKRNGGSGCLRDLDLVEAIIRAVADAIEIPTTVKIRSGWSDDTRDPVGIALRCQDAGAEVLTLHARSRTQMYSGRADWREIAAVVEALDIPVIGNGDVWSGEDARRMREDTGCAGIMIARGSHGRPWIFREARAALDGRPIPAEPDAAERFRVVIHHARNAIAFEQDEARAMLEFRKHLGWYTKGLPDGRKLREELFQVRTLADAEEILERYLEATTAIAA, encoded by the coding sequence ATGTTCAGCGACCTTCTCCGGGGGCTCCGCGAAGGGGCGGTCCCGCTCTACCTCGCCCCACAGGCCGGGGTGAGCGAGGCACCGTTCCGTCGCCTGTGCCGCAGCTTCGGCGCCGACGTCGTGGTCAGCGAGTTCGTTTCCGCCGAGGGGCTGCGCCGCGGCAGTGAGCGCACGCACGCCTACCTGCGCTTCGATGACGCAGAGCGACCGATCGGCGTGCAGATCTTCGGTGCCGATCCGGGCGCGATGGCCGAGGCCGCGGCGCTCGTCGAGGAGGTGTATCGTCCCGACTTCCTGGACATCAACTTCGGCTGCCCCGTCAAGAAGGTCGTGAAGCGGAACGGCGGGTCCGGCTGCCTGCGCGACCTGGACCTCGTCGAGGCGATCATCCGGGCCGTCGCGGACGCCATCGAGATCCCGACCACGGTCAAGATCCGCAGTGGCTGGAGCGACGACACACGTGACCCGGTCGGCATCGCGCTGCGCTGCCAGGACGCGGGCGCCGAGGTGCTGACGCTGCACGCCCGGTCCCGCACGCAGATGTACTCCGGCCGGGCTGACTGGCGGGAGATCGCCGCCGTTGTCGAGGCGCTCGACATTCCCGTGATCGGTAACGGGGACGTCTGGTCGGGCGAGGACGCGCGCCGCATGCGCGAGGATACGGGCTGCGCCGGCATCATGATCGCCCGCGGCTCTCACGGCCGTCCCTGGATCTTCCGCGAGGCCCGCGCCGCCCTCGACGGCCGCCCCATTCCCGCCGAGCCCGACGCTGCCGAGCGCTTCCGCGTCGTCATCCACCATGCCCGCAACGCCATCGCGTTCGAGCAGGACGAGGCCAGGGCGATGCTGGAGTTCCGCAAGCACCTGGGGTGGTACACCAAGGGGCTGCCGGACGGCCGCAAGCTCCGCGAAGAGCTCTTCCAGGTCCGCACCCTCGCCGACGCCGAGGAGATCCTCGAGCGCTACCTGGAGGCGACGACCGCAATCGCTGCGTAG
- a CDS encoding PTS sugar transporter subunit IIA has protein sequence MDLRDFFDRDAISLSLRAETKDDALRELVSLLGLEEKNESILVKMLKRRENLGSTGIGRGIAIPHCRSLVVNKLRVAFGRKNGGIDFNAIDSQPVEFIFLIVAPPLEVNNQYLPVLGRLAQFAKDPENVKALKTVQTPEEFLALLEQQAQA, from the coding sequence ATGGATCTGAGGGATTTTTTCGATAGGGACGCGATCAGCCTGAGTCTCAGGGCGGAGACCAAGGATGACGCGTTGCGGGAGCTCGTCTCGCTTCTCGGGCTGGAAGAGAAGAACGAGTCGATTCTCGTGAAGATGCTGAAACGAAGGGAGAATCTCGGCTCGACCGGGATCGGTCGCGGGATTGCCATTCCCCACTGCCGTTCACTGGTCGTCAACAAGCTGCGCGTCGCATTCGGCAGAAAGAATGGCGGCATCGACTTCAATGCCATCGACAGCCAGCCGGTGGAGTTCATCTTCCTGATCGTCGCACCGCCGCTCGAAGTGAACAACCAGTATCTGCCGGTGCTCGGTCGCCTCGCGCAGTTTGCCAAGGACCCGGAGAACGTGAAGGCACTGAAGACGGTGCAGACCCCCGAGGAGTTCCTCGCACTCCTGGAGCAGCAGGCTCAGGCCTGA